One window from the genome of Variovorax sp. PAMC26660 encodes:
- the atpA gene encoding F0F1 ATP synthase subunit alpha codes for MQLNPAEISELIKSRIEGLGVSANIRNEGTVVSVTDGIVRVHGLSDAMQGEMLEFPPSADGTPSFGLALNLERDSVGAVILGEYEHISEGDTVKCTGRILEVPVGPELIGRVVNALGQPIDGKGPINAKMTDVIEKVAPGVIARKSVDQPMQTGLKSVDSMVPVGRGQRELIIGDRQTGKTAVAIDAIINQKGQNMTCVYVAIGQKASSIKNVVRSLEQAGAMDYTIVVAASASESAAMQYVSAYSGCTMGEYFRDRGQDALIVYDDLSKQAVAYRQVSLLLRRPPGREAYPGDVFYLHSRLLERAARVNADYVEAFTKGEVKGKTGSLTALPIIETQAGDVSAFVPTNVISITDGQIFLETNLFNAGIRPAINAGISVSRVGSSAQTNLVKNQSGGIRTDLAQYRELAAFAQFASDLDEATRKQLDRGARVTELLKQSQYSPLPISLMSATLFAVNKGFMDDIEIKKVLSFEHGFHQFLKSSHAPLLATMEKNGAKWDPKPAKADDSDEKKAFKKVCQDAEAELLAAATSFKKSFA; via the coding sequence ATGCAACTCAATCCCGCAGAAATTTCCGAACTGATCAAGAGCCGCATTGAGGGCCTTGGGGTCAGCGCCAACATCCGCAACGAGGGCACCGTGGTTTCGGTGACCGACGGCATCGTGCGCGTGCACGGCCTGTCCGACGCGATGCAGGGCGAAATGCTTGAATTCCCGCCGAGCGCTGACGGCACGCCGTCGTTCGGCCTGGCGCTGAACCTCGAGCGCGACTCGGTCGGCGCCGTGATTCTGGGCGAGTACGAGCACATCTCCGAAGGCGACACCGTCAAGTGCACGGGCCGCATTCTGGAAGTGCCGGTCGGCCCCGAACTCATCGGCCGCGTGGTGAATGCTCTGGGCCAGCCGATCGACGGCAAGGGTCCGATCAACGCCAAGATGACCGACGTGATCGAAAAGGTCGCTCCCGGCGTGATCGCACGGAAGTCCGTCGACCAGCCGATGCAGACCGGCCTGAAGTCCGTCGACTCGATGGTGCCCGTCGGCCGTGGCCAGCGCGAGCTGATCATCGGTGACCGCCAGACCGGCAAGACGGCTGTGGCGATCGACGCGATCATCAACCAGAAGGGTCAGAACATGACCTGCGTCTACGTTGCGATCGGCCAGAAGGCTTCGTCGATCAAGAACGTGGTGCGCTCTCTCGAACAAGCCGGCGCGATGGACTACACCATCGTGGTGGCGGCATCGGCTTCCGAATCGGCGGCCATGCAATACGTGTCGGCCTACTCGGGCTGCACGATGGGCGAATACTTCCGCGACCGCGGCCAGGACGCACTGATCGTCTATGACGACCTGTCCAAGCAAGCCGTGGCCTACCGCCAGGTCTCGCTGCTGCTGCGCCGCCCGCCAGGCCGCGAAGCCTACCCCGGCGACGTGTTCTATCTCCACAGCCGTCTGCTCGAACGCGCAGCCCGCGTGAACGCCGACTACGTGGAAGCCTTCACCAAGGGTGAAGTCAAGGGCAAGACCGGTTCGCTGACCGCACTGCCGATCATCGAAACGCAAGCCGGCGACGTGTCTGCTTTCGTTCCGACCAACGTGATCTCGATCACCGACGGCCAGATCTTCCTGGAAACCAACCTGTTCAACGCCGGCATCCGTCCCGCCATCAACGCCGGTATCTCGGTGTCGCGCGTGGGCTCGTCGGCTCAGACCAACCTGGTGAAGAACCAGTCCGGCGGTATCCGTACCGACTTGGCCCAGTACCGCGAACTCGCGGCCTTCGCCCAGTTCGCTTCCGACCTGGACGAAGCCACCCGCAAGCAGCTCGACCGCGGCGCCCGCGTGACCGAACTGCTCAAGCAGTCCCAGTACAGCCCGTTGCCCATCTCGCTGATGAGCGCGACGCTGTTCGCGGTGAACAAGGGCTTCATGGACGACATCGAGATCAAGAAGGTTCTCTCGTTCGAACACGGCTTCCACCAGTTCCTCAAGTCGAGCCACGCACCGCTGCTGGCCACGATGGAAAAGAACGGCGCGAAGTGGGATCCGAAGCCCGCCAAGGCCGACGACAGCGACGAGAAGAAGGCTTTCAAGAAGGTCTGCCAGGACGCGGAAGCCGAACTGCTGGCCGCCGCCACTTCGTTCAAGAAGTCGTTCGCCTGA
- a CDS encoding F0F1 ATP synthase subunit epsilon, with protein sequence MANTIHVDVVSAEESIFSGEARFVALPGEAGELGIYPRHTPLITRIRPGAVRIETADGGEEFVFVAGGILEVQPNSVTVLSDTAIRGKDLDDEKANQAKAAAEEALKNAKSDIDIAMAQSELAVMAAQIAALRKYRQKK encoded by the coding sequence ATGGCAAACACCATTCACGTCGACGTGGTCAGCGCGGAAGAGTCGATCTTCTCGGGCGAAGCCAGGTTCGTCGCGCTGCCCGGTGAAGCCGGTGAGCTCGGCATCTATCCGCGTCACACCCCGCTGATCACGCGCATCCGTCCCGGTGCCGTGCGCATCGAAACGGCCGATGGCGGCGAAGAATTCGTCTTCGTGGCCGGCGGCATTCTCGAGGTGCAGCCCAATTCCGTCACCGTGCTGTCCGACACCGCGATCCGCGGCAAGGACCTCGACGACGAAAAGGCCAACCAGGCCAAGGCTGCCGCCGAAGAAGCGCTGAAGAACGCGAAGAGCGACATCGACATCGCGATGGCGCAATCCGAGCTGGCCGTGATGGCTGCCCAAATCGCGGCGCTGCGCAAGTACCGCCAGAAGAAGTAA
- a CDS encoding sugar ABC transporter ATP-binding protein translates to MSADNNTKGSVAVEFDAVVKAFGPVQVLHGVSFALAPGRVYGLLGENGAGKSTLMKILAGYEALTGGTLRINGQPQQFASSRDAEALGIVLIHQEFNLAEDLSVAQNIFLGHEKKKGWLLDDASMEREAAAALAAVGLQVDPRTKVRKLIVAEKQLVEIAKAIARRARLLIMDEPTATLTPGETERLFKLIAQLRADGVTIVYISHKLDEVEQVTDEVIVMRDGRFVARAPTPDVTRQQMANLMVGRELADLYPPRDVVVAADAPAMRVRNFSVPGWAQDASFEVRPGEILGFAGLVGAGRTELFEGLLGLRPASGSVEMLGKPVPNGKGWRSPRDAAKHGLTYLSEDRKGKGLHVNFGLRQNLTLMALERYAQPWLKPEAERGALVEAVKDYGIRTGSLDVKASSLSGGNQQKLALAKVLQPQPKVVVLDEPTRGVDVGAKRDIYFLIQRLAREGLAVIVVSSELMELIGLCHRVAVMRAGKLVATLDADHLTEEELIAHATGTADTPAATAA, encoded by the coding sequence ATGAGTGCGGACAACAACACCAAGGGCAGCGTCGCTGTCGAATTCGACGCGGTGGTGAAGGCCTTCGGCCCGGTGCAGGTGCTGCACGGCGTGAGCTTCGCGCTTGCGCCCGGCCGCGTGTACGGCCTGCTTGGCGAGAACGGCGCGGGCAAGTCCACGCTCATGAAGATCCTCGCCGGCTACGAAGCGCTCACCGGCGGCACGTTGCGCATCAATGGCCAGCCACAGCAGTTCGCAAGTTCACGTGACGCGGAAGCGCTAGGCATCGTGCTGATCCACCAGGAGTTCAACCTCGCCGAAGACTTGAGCGTGGCGCAGAACATCTTCCTCGGCCACGAAAAGAAGAAGGGCTGGCTGCTCGACGACGCCTCGATGGAGCGCGAGGCTGCCGCTGCACTCGCGGCCGTCGGCCTGCAGGTCGACCCGCGCACCAAGGTGCGAAAGCTCATCGTCGCCGAGAAGCAGCTCGTCGAGATCGCAAAGGCCATCGCACGCCGTGCGCGTTTGCTCATCATGGACGAGCCCACCGCGACGCTCACGCCCGGCGAGACCGAGCGCCTGTTCAAGCTCATCGCGCAGCTGCGCGCCGATGGCGTGACCATCGTCTACATCTCGCACAAGCTCGACGAAGTGGAGCAGGTGACCGACGAAGTGATCGTGATGCGCGACGGCCGCTTCGTCGCCCGCGCGCCCACGCCCGACGTCACGCGCCAGCAGATGGCGAACCTCATGGTGGGCCGCGAACTGGCCGACCTCTATCCGCCGCGCGATGTGGTGGTTGCGGCCGATGCACCCGCGATGCGCGTGCGCAACTTCAGCGTGCCCGGCTGGGCGCAGGACGCGAGCTTCGAGGTGCGCCCCGGCGAAATCCTCGGCTTTGCGGGCCTCGTCGGCGCGGGTCGCACCGAACTCTTCGAGGGCCTGCTCGGCCTGCGCCCCGCGAGTGGCAGCGTCGAGATGCTCGGCAAGCCCGTGCCGAATGGCAAAGGCTGGCGCAGCCCGCGCGATGCAGCCAAGCACGGCCTCACCTATCTCAGCGAAGACCGCAAGGGCAAAGGCCTGCACGTCAACTTCGGCCTGCGCCAGAACCTCACGCTGATGGCGCTCGAACGCTACGCACAGCCTTGGCTCAAGCCCGAGGCCGAACGCGGCGCACTGGTCGAGGCGGTGAAGGACTACGGCATTCGCACCGGCTCGCTCGACGTCAAGGCCTCGTCGCTGTCGGGTGGCAACCAGCAGAAGCTCGCGCTCGCCAAGGTGCTGCAACCGCAGCCGAAGGTGGTGGTGCTCGACGAGCCCACGCGCGGCGTCGACGTGGGCGCCAAGCGCGACATCTATTTCCTGATCCAGCGACTCGCCCGCGAAGGGCTCGCAGTGATCGTCGTCTCGTCCGAGCTGATGGAGCTGATCGGCCTGTGCCACCGCGTCGCGGTGATGCGCGCCGGCAAGCTCGTCGCCACGCTCGATGCGGACCATCTCACAGAAGAGGAGCTTATCGCTCATGCCACCGGAACAGCAGACACCCCCGCCGCAACAGCAGCCTGA
- the atpE gene encoding F0F1 ATP synthase subunit C, with translation MEVISFVALAAGLIIGLGAVGACIGIGIMGSKYLESAARQPELMGELQTKMFLLAGLIDAAFIIGTGIALWFATANPFLAQIALLPK, from the coding sequence ATGGAAGTTATTAGCTTTGTTGCACTGGCCGCCGGCCTGATCATCGGTCTGGGCGCTGTGGGCGCATGTATCGGCATCGGCATCATGGGCAGCAAGTACCTCGAGTCGGCCGCACGTCAGCCTGAACTCATGGGCGAACTTCAAACCAAGATGTTCCTGCTGGCTGGCCTGATCGATGCTGCTTTCATTATCGGCACTGGTATCGCACTGTGGTTCGCAACGGCCAACCCGTTCCTGGCCCAGATCGCTCTCCTGCCGAAGTAA
- a CDS encoding ROK family protein: MRLLETTFWSAGGSRHAMAEQLGFSKSKANGLIAGLVEQGLLAEAGLQRSSGGRRAENLQLHAGLGVLVGIDIGATSLDVAVLRPDLTVLAQHDEPADVREGPTVVLARVRILMRELLARCGCSAKDVLGIGIGVPGPVNFGIGQLVNPPLMPAWDGFSIRDYLREDYAAPVFVDNDVNLMALGELWRLKRSLNNFLVIKIGTGIGCGIVCHGEVYRGAAGSAGDVGHICVDQEGPRCHCGNLGCVEAMAAGPAITRMAVQAAEAGESAALAECLRVHGRIDAIDVGQASRGGDTAANGIIQRAGSLIGQMLASVVNFFNPSHVFIGGGITRIGPLFLAAVRQSVYQRSLALSTRHLEIQYTPLGMQGGLVGAGVLAMHETLKVRGVAP; the protein is encoded by the coding sequence ATGCGGTTGCTGGAAACGACCTTCTGGTCGGCCGGCGGCTCGCGCCATGCCATGGCCGAACAGCTCGGCTTTTCCAAGAGCAAGGCCAACGGCCTGATCGCCGGCCTCGTCGAACAGGGCCTGCTGGCCGAGGCCGGCCTGCAGCGCTCCTCGGGCGGGCGTCGCGCCGAAAACCTCCAGCTCCATGCCGGCCTCGGCGTGCTCGTCGGCATCGACATCGGTGCCACCAGCCTCGACGTCGCGGTGCTGCGCCCCGACCTCACCGTGCTCGCACAACACGACGAACCCGCCGACGTGCGCGAAGGCCCCACCGTCGTGCTGGCGCGGGTGCGCATCCTCATGCGCGAGCTGCTGGCCCGCTGCGGCTGCAGTGCCAAGGACGTTCTGGGCATCGGCATCGGCGTGCCCGGTCCCGTCAACTTCGGAATCGGCCAGCTCGTGAACCCGCCGCTGATGCCGGCCTGGGACGGCTTCTCGATCCGCGACTACCTGCGCGAGGACTACGCAGCGCCCGTCTTCGTCGACAACGACGTGAACCTTATGGCGCTGGGCGAGCTTTGGCGCCTGAAGCGTTCGCTCAACAATTTCCTTGTCATCAAGATCGGTACGGGCATCGGCTGCGGCATCGTCTGCCACGGCGAGGTGTACCGGGGCGCCGCGGGTTCGGCCGGCGACGTGGGCCACATCTGCGTCGACCAGGAAGGCCCGCGCTGCCATTGCGGCAACCTCGGTTGCGTCGAAGCGATGGCGGCCGGCCCCGCGATCACGCGCATGGCGGTGCAGGCGGCCGAGGCTGGCGAAAGCGCCGCACTGGCCGAATGCCTGCGCGTGCACGGTCGCATCGACGCGATCGACGTCGGCCAGGCCAGCCGCGGCGGCGACACGGCGGCCAACGGCATCATCCAGCGCGCGGGCAGCCTCATCGGGCAGATGCTCGCATCGGTGGTGAACTTCTTCAATCCGTCGCATGTGTTCATCGGCGGCGGCATCACGCGCATCGGGCCGCTGTTCCTCGCAGCCGTGCGCCAGAGCGTGTACCAGCGCTCGCTCGCGCTGTCGACGCGGCACCTCGAAATCCAGTACACGCCGCTGGGCATGCAGGGCGGCCTTGTCGGCGCCGGCGTGCTCGCGATGCACGAAACCCTCAAGGTTCGCGGAGTGGCGCCATGA
- the atpD gene encoding F0F1 ATP synthase subunit beta, with protein MAEGKIVQCIGAVVDVEFPRDQMPKIYDALKFEGSALTLEVQQQLGDGVVRTIALGSSDGLRRGIIVKNTGAPITVPVGKATLGRIMDVLGSPIDERGPVSQELTASIHRKAPAYDELSPSQDLLETGIKVIDLVCPFAKGGKVGLFGGAGVGKTVNMMELINNIAKAHSGLSVFAGVGERTREGNDFYHEMADSGVVNLEKLEESKVAMVYGQMNEPPGNRLRVALTGLTIAESFRDEGRDVLFFVDNIYRYTLAGTEVSALLGRMPSAVGYQPTLAEEMGRLQERITSTKVGSITSIQAVYVPADDLTDPSPATTFAHLDSTVVLSRDIASQGIYPAVDPLDSTSRQLDPNVVGEEHYNVARAVQGTLQRYKELRDIIAILGMDELAPDDKLAVARARKIQRFLSQPFHVAEVFTGSPGKYVPLAETIRGFKMIVNGEADHLPEQAFYMVGGIDEAFEKAKKAA; from the coding sequence ATGGCTGAAGGAAAAATTGTCCAATGTATCGGCGCCGTGGTCGACGTGGAGTTCCCGCGTGACCAGATGCCGAAGATTTACGACGCACTGAAGTTCGAAGGCAGCGCGCTGACCCTCGAAGTCCAGCAGCAGCTCGGCGACGGCGTGGTGCGCACGATTGCACTCGGTTCGTCCGACGGCCTGCGCCGCGGCATCATCGTCAAGAACACCGGCGCACCCATCACTGTGCCTGTCGGCAAGGCCACGCTCGGCCGCATCATGGACGTGCTGGGTTCGCCCATCGACGAACGCGGCCCGGTCAGCCAGGAGCTCACCGCTTCGATCCACCGCAAGGCTCCCGCGTACGACGAACTGTCGCCTTCGCAAGACCTGCTGGAAACCGGCATCAAGGTGATCGACCTGGTGTGCCCGTTCGCCAAGGGCGGCAAGGTGGGCCTGTTCGGCGGCGCCGGCGTGGGCAAGACCGTGAACATGATGGAACTCATCAACAACATCGCCAAGGCTCACTCGGGTCTGTCGGTGTTCGCCGGTGTGGGTGAACGTACCCGCGAAGGCAACGACTTCTATCACGAGATGGCCGACTCCGGCGTCGTGAACCTCGAGAAGCTCGAAGAGTCGAAGGTCGCCATGGTCTACGGTCAGATGAACGAACCCCCGGGCAACCGTCTGCGCGTGGCGCTGACCGGCCTGACCATTGCCGAGTCGTTCCGCGACGAAGGCCGTGACGTGCTGTTCTTCGTGGACAACATCTACCGCTACACGCTGGCCGGTACCGAAGTGTCGGCGCTGCTGGGCCGCATGCCTTCCGCCGTGGGCTACCAGCCCACGCTGGCCGAAGAAATGGGCCGCCTGCAAGAGCGGATCACGTCGACCAAGGTCGGCTCGATCACCTCGATCCAGGCCGTGTACGTGCCAGCGGATGACTTGACCGACCCGTCGCCCGCCACCACCTTCGCCCACTTGGACTCGACCGTGGTGCTGTCGCGCGACATCGCTTCGCAAGGCATCTACCCCGCCGTGGACCCGCTGGACTCGACCTCGCGCCAGCTCGACCCGAACGTGGTCGGCGAAGAGCACTACAACGTGGCCCGCGCCGTGCAAGGCACGCTGCAGCGCTACAAGGAACTGCGCGACATCATCGCGATTCTGGGCATGGACGAACTGGCTCCCGACGACAAGCTCGCCGTGGCCCGCGCCCGCAAGATCCAGCGTTTCCTGTCGCAGCCGTTCCACGTGGCCGAAGTGTTCACGGGTTCGCCTGGCAAGTACGTGCCGCTGGCTGAAACCATCCGCGGTTTCAAGATGATCGTGAACGGCGAAGCCGACCACCTGCCGGAACAAGCGTTCTACATGGTGGGCGGCATCGACGAAGCGTTCGAAAAAGCCAAGAAGGCCGCTTAA
- a CDS encoding F0F1 ATP synthase subunit delta: MAELATIARPYAEALFKASSSDVAGTSVWLEKVAAIAANPELQQFADNPKATAEQVLGVVAGAFGAPLAAHAQNFLGALLENGRFSVLPEIAKQFRALANAKSGSSDAVVYSAFPIDAAALANVAAALEKRFGRKLQVTVQQEPELIGGIRVVVGDEVLDTSVKARLEQMKVALAA, encoded by the coding sequence ATGGCAGAACTCGCCACCATTGCACGCCCCTACGCCGAAGCGCTGTTCAAGGCGTCGTCGTCCGACGTCGCCGGAACCAGCGTCTGGCTCGAAAAGGTTGCCGCCATCGCAGCCAACCCGGAGCTCCAGCAGTTCGCCGACAACCCCAAGGCCACGGCCGAACAGGTTCTTGGCGTGGTCGCCGGTGCATTCGGTGCGCCGCTGGCTGCTCATGCCCAGAACTTCCTGGGTGCGCTGCTCGAGAACGGGCGTTTTTCGGTGCTACCGGAAATTGCGAAGCAGTTCCGGGCACTGGCCAACGCGAAGAGCGGCTCGTCCGACGCGGTGGTCTACAGCGCCTTCCCGATCGATGCCGCGGCCTTGGCCAATGTGGCAGCCGCGCTCGAAAAGCGTTTCGGTCGCAAGCTCCAGGTCACGGTCCAGCAAGAGCCGGAACTGATCGGTGGCATTCGCGTGGTGGTCGGCGACGAGGTGCTCGACACCTCCGTCAAAGCGCGCCTTGAACAAATGAAAGTTGCGCTGGCGGCCTGA
- the atpB gene encoding F0F1 ATP synthase subunit A, translating into MAAENAAEKGQTAGEYIVHHLTHLQSSKPAGVADLSVFNFDSLFFSIALGILGCWLLWLAARKATSGVPGRFQAAVELLVEMVDQQAKGIVHNATSRKFVAPLALTIFVWIFLLNAMDLFPVDLFPAIWAKIFHIAGEDPHHAYLRVVPTADLSVTMGMSVAVLLICIYYNIKIKGAGGWIHELFTAPFGNHWALYPFNFAMQMIEFVAKTVSHGMRLFGNMYAGELIFLLIALMGGAFTLSATGIFLALGHIIAGTAWAIFHILIITLQAFVFMMLTLVYIGQAHEHH; encoded by the coding sequence ATGGCTGCTGAAAACGCTGCGGAAAAAGGTCAGACCGCTGGTGAATACATCGTTCACCACTTGACGCATCTGCAAAGCTCCAAGCCTGCAGGTGTGGCCGATCTTTCGGTCTTCAACTTCGATTCGCTCTTTTTCTCCATCGCTCTGGGTATCCTGGGCTGCTGGTTGCTCTGGCTTGCTGCACGCAAGGCGACTTCGGGTGTTCCCGGGCGCTTTCAGGCGGCCGTCGAACTGCTGGTCGAAATGGTCGACCAGCAAGCCAAGGGCATCGTGCACAACGCCACGAGCCGCAAGTTCGTTGCACCGCTGGCCCTGACCATCTTCGTGTGGATCTTCCTGCTGAACGCAATGGACCTGTTCCCGGTCGATTTGTTCCCGGCGATCTGGGCCAAGATCTTCCACATTGCCGGCGAAGACCCGCACCACGCCTATCTGCGCGTCGTGCCCACCGCCGACCTCTCGGTGACGATGGGCATGTCGGTCGCCGTGCTGCTGATCTGCATCTACTACAACATCAAGATCAAGGGCGCAGGCGGCTGGATTCACGAGCTGTTCACCGCACCCTTCGGCAACCACTGGGCGCTGTACCCGTTCAACTTCGCCATGCAAATGATCGAGTTCGTCGCCAAGACGGTCTCGCACGGCATGCGGCTGTTCGGCAACATGTACGCCGGCGAACTGATCTTCCTGCTGATCGCCTTGATGGGCGGTGCCTTCACGCTGTCGGCCACCGGCATCTTCCTGGCGCTCGGCCACATCATTGCGGGCACGGCCTGGGCCATCTTCCACATCCTGATCATCACGCTGCAAGCCTTCGTGTTCATGATGCTGACGCTGGTCTACATCGGCCAGGCCCACGAGCACCACTGA
- a CDS encoding ABC transporter permease, translating to MPPEQQTPPPQQQPEAAAHRSEAKPRWIERLHGLGPVIGLVLLCIAGTLLNSDFATVDNAMNVLTRTAFIGIIAVGMCFVIISGGIDLSVGSMAALIAGSVIMFINWAGPASGSPLLAVVMGAVLAIVLGAVFGLAHGLLITKGRIEPFIVTLGTLGIFRAYLTYFADGGALTLDNDLSDLYAPVYYASLAGIPVPVWVFVIVAIIGGVILNRTAYGRYVQAIGSNEQVARYAAVDVDRVKIMTYVLLGVCVGIATLLYVPRLGSASPTTGLLWELEAIAAVIVGGTALKGGAGSITGTVVGAILLSVISNILNLTSIISVYLNAAVQGFVIIIVAFLQRGRR from the coding sequence ATGCCACCGGAACAGCAGACACCCCCGCCGCAACAGCAGCCTGAAGCCGCTGCCCACCGCAGCGAAGCCAAGCCGCGCTGGATCGAGCGCCTGCACGGCCTCGGCCCGGTCATCGGCCTCGTGCTGCTGTGCATTGCCGGCACGCTGCTCAACAGCGACTTCGCAACCGTCGACAACGCGATGAACGTGCTCACGCGCACGGCCTTCATCGGCATCATCGCGGTGGGCATGTGCTTCGTGATCATCTCGGGTGGCATCGATCTGTCGGTGGGGTCGATGGCCGCGCTCATTGCGGGCAGCGTGATCATGTTCATCAACTGGGCTGGCCCTGCTTCGGGCTCGCCGCTGCTGGCGGTGGTGATGGGCGCGGTGCTGGCCATCGTGCTCGGCGCAGTGTTCGGGCTGGCGCACGGCCTGCTCATTACCAAGGGCCGCATCGAGCCCTTCATCGTGACGTTGGGCACGCTCGGCATCTTTCGCGCCTACCTCACGTACTTCGCCGATGGCGGCGCGCTCACGCTCGACAACGACCTGTCGGACCTCTATGCGCCGGTGTACTACGCAAGCCTTGCGGGCATTCCGGTGCCGGTGTGGGTGTTCGTGATCGTCGCGATCATCGGCGGCGTCATATTGAACCGCACGGCCTACGGGCGCTATGTGCAGGCCATCGGCTCCAACGAGCAGGTGGCGCGCTATGCGGCCGTGGACGTCGACCGCGTGAAGATCATGACCTACGTGCTGCTCGGCGTGTGCGTGGGCATTGCCACGCTGCTGTACGTGCCGCGCCTGGGCTCTGCATCGCCGACCACCGGCCTGCTGTGGGAGCTGGAAGCCATTGCGGCCGTGATCGTCGGCGGCACCGCGCTCAAGGGCGGCGCGGGCAGCATCACCGGCACCGTGGTGGGCGCGATCCTGCTCTCGGTCATCAGCAACATCCTGAACCTCACCAGCATCATCAGCGTGTACCTGAATGCTGCGGTGCAGGGCTTCGTGATCATCATCGTCGCGTTCCTTCAGCGCGGCAGGCGCTAG
- a CDS encoding F0F1 ATP synthase subunit B — translation MSITGTLIVQMIVFLILVGFTMKFVWPPIAKALDDRAAKIAEGLAAADKAKSELSAANKRVEAELGQARNESAQRLADAERRAQAIVEEAKARATEEGNKIVAAARVEADQQALKAREALREQVAALAVKGAEQILRKEVNAGVHADLLARLQTEL, via the coding sequence GTGAGCATTACCGGTACCCTGATCGTTCAGATGATCGTGTTCCTGATCCTGGTCGGGTTCACGATGAAGTTCGTGTGGCCGCCGATCGCGAAGGCGCTGGACGACCGCGCTGCGAAGATCGCCGAAGGCCTCGCCGCCGCCGACAAGGCCAAGTCCGAGCTGTCCGCCGCCAACAAGCGTGTGGAAGCCGAACTCGGCCAGGCACGCAACGAGTCCGCACAACGTCTTGCCGACGCCGAACGTCGCGCCCAGGCCATCGTTGAAGAGGCCAAGGCCCGCGCGACCGAAGAAGGCAACAAGATCGTTGCAGCTGCTCGTGTCGAAGCCGACCAGCAGGCACTGAAGGCCCGTGAAGCCCTGCGCGAGCAGGTCGCCGCACTGGCCGTCAAGGGCGCAGAGCAGATTCTGCGCAAGGAAGTGAATGCAGGCGTCCACGCCGATTTGCTCGCCCGTCTGCAGACCGAACTCTGA
- the atpG gene encoding F0F1 ATP synthase subunit gamma yields the protein MAAGKEIRGKIKSVENTKKITKAMEMVSVSKMRKAQQRMRAARPYSEKIRNIAANLGKANPEYTHAFMKTTEAKGVGFIVVTSDKGLCGGLNTNLLRALTGKLREAQAAGNVVESVAIGSKGLGFLNRIGARVVAHVTHLGDTPHLDKLIGPVKTLLDAYAEGKLSAVYLCYTKFINTIKQEPMVEQLLPLKAETLQVEAGHHSWDYIYEPDAQSVIDELLVRYVESLVYQAVAENMASEHSARMVAMKAATDNAGNVIDELKLVYNKTRQAGITKELSEIVSGAAAAAGV from the coding sequence ATGGCAGCAGGTAAGGAAATCCGCGGCAAGATCAAATCGGTGGAGAACACCAAGAAGATCACCAAGGCCATGGAAATGGTCTCGGTTTCCAAGATGCGCAAGGCGCAGCAACGCATGCGCGCCGCTCGCCCCTACAGCGAAAAGATCCGCAACATCGCGGCCAATCTTGGCAAGGCGAACCCGGAGTACACCCACGCGTTCATGAAGACGACCGAGGCCAAGGGCGTCGGTTTCATCGTCGTGACCAGCGACAAGGGCCTGTGCGGCGGCTTGAACACCAACCTGCTGCGTGCCCTCACCGGCAAGCTGCGCGAAGCGCAGGCTGCGGGCAACGTGGTCGAGTCGGTCGCCATCGGCAGCAAGGGTCTGGGTTTCCTGAATCGCATCGGCGCCCGCGTGGTGGCCCATGTGACGCATCTGGGCGACACGCCGCATCTCGACAAGCTCATCGGGCCTGTCAAGACGCTGCTCGACGCCTATGCGGAAGGCAAGCTGTCGGCCGTGTACCTGTGCTACACGAAGTTCATCAACACCATCAAGCAAGAGCCGATGGTGGAACAACTGTTGCCGCTGAAGGCCGAGACGCTGCAAGTCGAGGCGGGTCATCACTCGTGGGACTACATCTACGAGCCCGACGCGCAAAGCGTGATCGACGAACTGCTGGTGCGCTACGTGGAATCGCTGGTGTATCAGGCCGTGGCTGAAAACATGGCCTCCGAGCACTCCGCGCGCATGGTGGCCATGAAGGCCGCCACCGACAACGCGGGCAACGTGATCGACGAACTGAAGCTGGTCTACAACAAGACCCGCCAGGCCGGCATCACGAAGGAATTGTCGGAAATCGTGTCCGGCGCGGCCGCGGCCGCAGGCGTCTGA